In Macadamia integrifolia cultivar HAES 741 unplaced genomic scaffold, SCU_Mint_v3 scaffold2642, whole genome shotgun sequence, one DNA window encodes the following:
- the LOC122066964 gene encoding L-type lectin-domain containing receptor kinase IV.1-like, with protein MLNKFMVLFLLFWRYVASQEDDLGFTYNGFEVFSMSLDGCIARGLSRPLQYHQHRRIIQPFHQVDLDCLKNSEFNDIDGNHVGIDVNDLRSVESAPASYFSDQEKKEMNIDLSSIVVDPYVCVEYSGAQRQLNVTLASIDVPKPTIPLLSLNIDLSSIVVDPMFVGFSSATHAFKVTYYVLGWSFKMNGKAKELTLSQLPKLPRFGPQKKSKFLNVGLPVIGTILLLILIFVIQFIMKRKKKFADVIEDWEFDYKLHRFKYKDLYIATKGFKDKELLGVGGFGRVYKGVLPKSKVEVAVKSVSYNSRQGEKQFVAEIVSIELCRTGKANPSVDVFAFGAFLLEVACGRRPIEPQASEECVVLVDWVLSCWSKGMILHTVDPKLGMDYDVQEIELVLELGLLCSHSIPTERPHMRQVVRYLEGEVPISELTLLGLSKITNDTTFESPNDSGDVSVYLVGAMTRSSSVTESVLSGGR; from the exons atgttgaacAAGTTCATGGTGTTGTTCCTTCTCTTTTGGAGATATGTAGCATCACAAGAAGATGATCTTGGTTTTACTTACAATGGATTTGAAGTATTTAGCATGAGCTTGGATGG GTGCATAGCCAGGGGCTTATCTAGGCCTCTTCAATACCACCAACATCGGCGAATCATCCAACCATTTCATCAAGTCGACTTGGATTGCCTCAAGAATTCAGAGTTCAATGACATCGACGGAAACCATGTCGGTATTGACGTCAACGACTTGAGATCTGTTGAATCTGCTCCAGCATCTTATTTCAGTgatcaagagaagaaagaaatgaacATTGATCTCTCTTCAATCGTGGTAGATCCCTATGTTTGTGTTGAGTATTCTGGTGCACAAAGGCAGCTTAATGTGACTTTAGCTTCAATTGATGTCCCTAAACCAACGATCCCTCTCTTGTCCTTGAACATTGATCTCTCTTCAATCGTCGTAGATCCTATGTTTGTGGGCTTCTCATCTGCTACTCATGCCTTCAAGGTAACCTACTATGTGTTGGGTTGGAGTTTTAAGATGAATGGGAAAGCAAAAGAACTAACACTCTCCCAGCTTCCAAAGCTTCCTCGTTTCGGACCTCAAAAGAAATCTAAATTTCTTAATGTTGGATTACCTGTGATCGGTACTATTTTACTATTGATCTTGATATTTGTCATCCAATTTAtaatgaaaaggaagaagaagtttGCAGATGTGATTGAAGATTGGGAATTTGATTATAAACTTCACAGGTTCAAATATAAAGACCTGTACATTGCCACCAAGGGTTTTAAGGACAAGGAGCTTCTAGGAGTCGGTGGCTTTGGTAGAGTCTATAAAGGTGTCCTACCCAAATCCAAAGTAGAAGTTGCAGTGAAGAGTGTCTCCTACAATTCTAGACAAGGGGAGAAACAATTTGTTGCTGAGATTGTCAGCATTG AACTTTGTAGAACTGGGAAAGCTAACCCTAGTGTGGATGTGTTTGCATTTGGGGCTTTTCTACTAGAAGTTGCTTGTGGTAGGAGACCTATAGAGCCACAAGCATCAGAAGAGTGTGTGGTGTTGGTGGATTGGGTGCTCTCATGTTGGAGTAAGGGCATGATTCTTCATACTGTGGATCCAAAATTGGGAATGGATTATGATGTGCAGGAAATAGAGCTAGTTTTAGAACTTGGATTGCTTTGCTCTCACTCCATTCCAACTGAAAGGCCTCACATGAGACAAGTTGTGCGGTATTTGGAGGGGGAGGTACCCATATCAGAGCTCACATTGCTTGGTCTAAGCAAAATCACCAATGACACAACTTTTGAGAGTCCAAACGATTCTGGGGATGTCTCTGTTTATCTTGTGGGCGCAATGACTCGGTCATCTTCGGTTACTGAGTCTGTACTCTCTGGAGGCCGATGA
- the LOC122066966 gene encoding L-type lectin-domain containing receptor kinase SIT2-like codes for MKTGNNDGANCLRIQSKYYRWRRATEGDEEVTVERSNDNREASQQDFGFTYNGFRGVDMSLDGLAHITDNGLLMLVNNTNQQVSHALYPHPIHLKNSSTGKALSFSTTFVFAVGETKFGGPGMAFVIAPSREFPGALPSNYFGLFNLTSIGKPSDHVIAIELDCLQNKEFDDIDGNHVGIDINDLKSVQSATASYFSDKENQFVNLNLTSGQLLQLWVEYYGAENQLNVTLAPINIPKPTIPLLSLKIDLSEFIVDPMFVGFSSATYVLPVSYYVLGWSFETNGEARDLTLSHLPKLPQTGHKMRPSLFIVVFSVIGATSVLISIFILQFIVRRKKKFAEVLEDWELDYRPHRFKYKDLYIATKGFKDKELLGTGGFGRVYRGVLPISKTEVAVKRISHNSRQGEREFITEIISIGKLRHRSIVPLLGYCRCKEELLLVYDFMPNGSLDKLLFDQTTTKMILSWCQRFRIIKSVVDALSYLHQEWEQVVVHRDFKSSNILLDKELNGRLGDFGLARLYDHGADPQTTHVVGTLGYLAPELGRTGKANPSVDVFAFGVFLLEIACGRRPIEPEASEERVALVDWVISCWRKGRILDTVDPKLGLNYDVDEMELVLKLGLLCSHSIPTKRPHMVVVMGYLKGEVPLPKLRLLGLQTGIDDRDFVPSTGFGNVSIGSPYPRSPMTRSLSISESLLSQGR; via the exons ATGAAGACAGGCAACAACGATGGAGCAAATTGCCTCAGGATTCAGTCAAAATACTATCGATGGCGGAGAGCGACAGAAGGCGATGAAGAAGTGACTGTGGAGAGGAGCAACGATAACAGAGAGG CTTCACAACAAGATTTTGGTTTCACATACAATGGATTTCGAGGAGTTGACATGAGCTTGGACGGGTTGGCACATATTACAGATAATGGCCTCCTTATGTTGGTAAACAACACCAATCAACAGGTGAGTCATGCTTTGTACCCACATCCAATTCACTTGAAGAATTCATCCACCGGCAAAGCTTTATCCTTCTCTACTACTTTTGTTTTTGCTGTTGGGGAAACCAAGTTTGGTGGCCCAGGAATGGCTTTCGTGATTGCACCCTCAAGAGAATTCCCAGGTGCTTTGCCTAGCAATTATTTTGGGCTTTTCAACTTGACCAGCATTGGCAAACCATCCGATCATGTCATCGCAATCGAGCTTGATTGCCTCCAAAACAAGGAGTTCGACGATATCGATGGAAACCATGttggtattgatatcaatgacttgaaatctGTTCAATCTGCAACTGCTTCTTACTTTAGTGATAAAGAGAACCAGTTTGTGAACCTAAACCTCACCAGTGGACAACTCTTGCAACTCTGGGTGGAATATTATGGGGCAGAGAATCAACTTAATGTCACTTTAGCTCCTATTAACATCCCTAAACCAACCATCCCACTCTTGTCCTTGAAAATTGATCTTTCTGAGTTCATTGTGGATCCCATGTTTGTGGGATTCTCCTCAGCTACATACGTCTTGCCAGTATCCTATTATGTTTTGGGATGGAGTTTTGAAACAAATGGGGAAGCAAGAGATCTCACTCTCTCTCACCTTCCAAAGCTTCCTCAAACAGGACATAAAATGAGACCTAGTCTTTTTATTGTTGTATTTTCCGTAATAGGTGCTACTTCAGTTTTAATCTCAATCTTCATCCTCCAATTTATtgtgagaaggaagaaaaagtttgccgaagttcttgaagattggGAGCTTGATTATAGACCTCACAGGTTCAAATATAAAGATCTGTACATCGCCACCAAGGGattcaaggataaggagcttcTTGGAACTGGGGGCTTTGGTAGGGTCTATAGAGGTGTATTACCCATATCCAAAACAGAGGTTGCAGTTAAGCGAATCTCCCACAATTCTAGAcaaggggagagagaattcATTACTGAGATCATCAGTATAGGTAAATTGAGGCATCGAAGTATAGTCCCACTCTTGGGCTATTGCCGATGTAAGGAAGAACTCCTTCTGGTCTATGATTTCATGCCCAATGGGAGTCTAGACAAACTCCTTTTTgatcaaacaacaacaaagatgATTCTGAGTTGGTGTCAAAGATTTCGAATCATCAAAAGCGTGGTGGATGCCTTATCATATTTGCACCAAGAATGGGAACAAGTTGTGGTTCATAGAGACTTCAAGTCCAGTAATATCTTATTAGACAAGGAGCTAAATGGAAGATTGGGAGATTTTGGTCTTGCAAGATTATATGACCATGGAGCTGACCCTCAAACCACCCATGTGGTAGGAACACTTGGTTATCTTGCACCAGAACTTGGTAGGACTGGCAAGGCAAACCCTAGTGTGGATGTGTTTGCATTTGGGGTTTTTCTGCTCGAAATTGCTTGTGGTAGGAGGCCTATAGAGCCAGAAGCATCTGAAGAGCGTGTTGCACTGGTCGACTGGGTGATTTCATGTTGGCGTAAGGGCAGGATTCTTGATACTGTGGATCCAAAATTGGGATTGAATTATGATGTGGATGAAATGGAGCTGGTGTTGAAACTTGGATTGCTTTGTTCTCACTCTATTCCAACTAAAAGGCCTCATATGGTTGTAGTTATGGGATATTTGAAGGGAGAAGTTCCTCTACCGAAGCTGCGATTGCTTGGTCTACAAACAGGCATCGATGACAGAGATTTTGTGCCTTCAACAGGTTTTGGTAATGTCTCTATTGGCAGTCCTTATCCTAGAAGCCCAATGACTCGGTCATTATCAATTTCAGAATCTTTACTCTCTCAAGGTCGATGA
- the LOC122066965 gene encoding L-type lectin-domain containing receptor kinase IV.1-like: MKRQTMFFFKYVLLFLLHGRYVVSRQKDVAFTYNGFQGVDMSLDGVAHTTDNGLLILANSTLQQMGHAFYPHPIHFRNSSTGTALSFSTCFVFAMFSELATTGGPGVMFVIAPSREFPGALPSNFFGLFNITNLGLSSNHLIGVELDSIQNPEFNDINSNHVGIDINGLKSVQAAPASYIRDQENQYVNLSLISGQPMQLWVEYDSTRNQLNVTLSPITIPKPKIPLLSMNIDISDTIVDPMFVGFSSSTVSVTVSHYLLGWSFKINGQAKELSLSQLPNLPPIGPKTEPKVFKIGCPVIAASLVLMSIFIVHYIVKRKRMFAEVLEDWELEYGPYRFKYKDLYIATQGFNHKELLGSGGFGKVYKGILPISKQEVAVKKVSNDSRQGMKEFIAEIISIGKLQHRNIVTLLGYCRRKGELLLVYEFMPNGSLDKFLFHQSTSEKTLSWNQRFQIIKGLASALLYLHEKFEQVVVHRDIKSSNVMLDKELNGRLGDFGLARLYDHGDNPKATNVVGTLGYLAPEIFKTGKSDPSVDVFAFGVFLLEVACGRRPIEPQASDECIVLVECVFSSWNRGEILEIVDPKLGMNYEVEEMELVLKLGLLCSHSTPSARPSMRQVVRYLEREVPLLEMPASCGQRFSLSSEFIGNTMNLSSSIAGSQLSGGR; the protein is encoded by the coding sequence atgaagaggcaAACAATGTTCTTCTTCAAATACGTGCTATTGTTTCTTCTCCATGGCAGATATGTAGTATCACGACAGAAAGATGTTGCTTTCACTTACAATGGCTTCCAAGGAGTTGACATGAGCTTGGATGGGGTAGCGCACACTACAGACAATGGCCTCCTAATATTAGCAAACTCCACTTTGCAACAGATGGGTCATGCCTTCTACCCCCATCCGATTCACTTCAGGAATTCCTCCACCGGTACTGCTCTCTCCTTCTCCACTTGTTTTGTATTTGCCATGTTCTCTGAGTTAGCAACCACAGGTGGCCCTGGTGTTATGTTCGTGATTGCACCCTCCCGGGAGTTCCCAGGAGCTTTGCCCAGCAATTTTTTTGGCCTCTTCAACATAACCAACCTTGGCTTATCATCAAACCATTTGATTGGAGTTGAGTTGGATAGCATCCAAAACCCAGAGTTCAATGATATCAATAGTAACCACGttggtattgatatcaatgGCTTGAAATCTGTTCAAGCTGCTCCGGCATCTTATATTAGAGATCAAGAGAATCAGTATGTGAACCTGAGCCTCATCAGTGGACAACCCATGCAACTCTGGGTGGAATATGATTCTACAAGGAATCAACTTAATGTGACTTTATCTCCAATTACCATCCCTAAACCAAAAATTCCACTCTTGTCCATGAACATTGATATTTCAGACACCATAGTAGATCCCATGTTCGTGGGTTTCTCATCATCTACTGTTTCCGTTACTGTATCTCATTATTTGTTGGGGTGGAGCTTTAAGATCAACGGACAAGCaaaagaactctctctctcccaacttCCTAATCTTCCTCCAATAGGTCCTAAAACAGAACCTAAAGTTTTTAAAATCGGATGTCCGGTGATCGCTGCTAGTTTGGTGTTAATGTCCATCTTCATCGTCCATTATATTGTAAAAAGGAAGAGAATGTTTgcagaagttcttgaagattggGAGCTTGAATATGGACCTTACAGGTTCAAATATAAAGATCTCTATATTGCTACCCAAGGTTTTAATCATAAGGAGCTTCTTGGTAGCGGTGGCTTTGGTAAGGTCTACAAAGGTATATTACCCATCTCGAAACAAGAAGTTGCAGTGAAGAAAGTATCCAATGATTCAAGGCAAGGGATGAAAGAATTCATTGCTGAGATCATCAGCATCGGAAAACTGCAGCATCGAAACATAGTGACACTCTTGGGTTACTGCCGACGAAAGGGAGAGCTCCTTCTAGTGTATGAATTCATGCCCAACGGGAGTCTTGACAAGTTCCTCTTTCATCAATCCACATCGGAGAAAACATTGAGCTGGAATCAAAGATTTCAAATAATCAAAGGCCTGGCATCTGCGTTACTGTATCTTCATGAAAAATTTGAACAAGTTGTTGTTCACAGAGACATCAAGTCCAGTAATGTCATGTTAGACAAGGAACTAAATGGAAGATTAGGAGACTTTGGGCTTGCAAGATTGTACGATCATGGAGACAATCCTAAAGCTACCAATGTAGTGGGGACGCTTGGTTATCTTGCACCAGAAATTTTTAAGACAGGCAAATCAGATCCTAGTGTGGATGTGTTTgcatttggggtttttttgcTTGAAGTCGCTTGCGGTAGGAGGCCTATAGAGCCACAAGCATCAGACGAGTGTATTGTATTGGTGGAATGTGTGTTCTCAAGTTGGAATAGAGGAGAGATTCTTGAAATTGTGGATCCCAAATTGGGAATGAATtatgaagtggaggagatggAATTGGTGTTAAAACTTGGATTGCTTTGCTCTCACTCCACTCCATCTGCAAGGCCATCCATGCGACAAGTTGTGCGATATTTGGAGCGGGAGGTTCCACTGCTAGAGATGCCGGCATCTTGTGGTCAGAGATTTTCTTTGTCTTCAGAATTTATTGGGAATACAATGAATCTGTCATCTTCAATTGCAGGTTCTCAACTCTCTGGAGGACGTTGA